The Leptospira paudalimensis region AGGTGTGAATTCAAACTACCTTTGAGAGGGTTTCCAAATACTTTGTCAGATTTCCAACATGTTGTTTTCCACCTTCAATCGCTCCATATTTTTGGTTCACACGCTCTAATTCTTGTTTTGTGGAAAACACTTGCACCATAGTAAGATTTGTGCACTTTCCATGATTCGTAGGCTCAAATACAATTTCAGACTGAAAATTGACATCTTCGTCTCCCTCTCCATCACCAATGTGTTGGTAAGAGATCAAACGAGGTTTTTCAATTTTTAAGAATTGGATTTTGTTTTTATAATCGCGACCATCTGGTCCATGCATCACAAATTCAAAAAATCCTCCATTCCTAAAATCAAATGATATGACTGTCAGAGTAAAACCATCTGGTCCCCACCATTCTTTTAAGTGGATTGGATCTGACCAAACATCAAATAATAATTCGTTTGAAACTTCAAAATACTTTCGATAGATCACTTGGTTCTCTGTAATTTCTGTTTTTAATTCTGTTGAGGTCATATTGTTTTTCCTTTTTTTAGTTTTAATGCATAACGTTCTAACCGGTTTAAACGTTTACTCCAATCGGCTCTCACTTTCATAATCAATTCTTCCATTTCAGAGAAACCATCCAAATTGACAGAATAGATTCTTTTTTGAGCTTCTTTTTTTACATTCAATAATTTTAATTCTCTTAACAACTGTAAGTGTTGTGAGATCGCCGGAGCACTGATGGAGAAATGATGCGAAATGGCAGTGGAAGTCATCTCACCATTTTTTGCGACAAGGAGTATGATTTCACGTCTCGTATCATCACCCAGAGCTAAAAAACTATTCATACTAAATAGTTATGTAAATTGAACTTAATTAAGTCAATCTTTAATTAAGTAATTACTTCATAAAATAAATGCAAAATAATAAATCGAATTCTCTATGTTTCTCTTCCATCAAATTTTCCAAAATCAGATCTTCTTTGAACATATACCACCTATGTTCCCTAATGGAACTCTGGTTTTAGAATGAATCTGATTATGAATCTTGAAACCAAATTACCTTTTTCATCTTCTTTATGTTTTTTTGATTGCAAATGTAAGTAGAATTGATTGAATTTTCTTCCAAAGATTAAAAACGGAACATTGTTCAACCCAATGAATTCGGTGTTTTAGGAATGAGGAAAGCAAATGGCCAATCAAACAATCAGGGATCCAAAAGTTGTCATCATAGGCGCTGGAATGACAGGTATCCTACTCGCAATTGAATTCAATCGGATCGGTGTGAAAGACATTACAATTTTAGAAAAAAAACATGATTTGGGAGGAACTTGGAGGGAAAACACTTACCCAGGCGTGGCTTGTGATATCCCTGCGCATATGTATACTTATAGTTTTGCACCCAATCCTGAATGGAGCCATCGGTTTGCACATGGAGATGAAATCCATGCCTATTTCAAACGTGTGAGTGATGAATATAAAATCACACCCAAAATTCACTTTAACGAAGCGGTCACAGAAGCATCTTACCAAAATGGAAAGTGGACTACAAAAACTTCCAAAGGAAATACATATGTTTCTGATTTCCTCATCTCAGCCACTGGTATCTTACACCACCCAGCAAAACCAAACATCCCGGGACTCGAAAGTTTTAACGGAAAATGTTTTCACACTGCAGAATGGGATCATTCGGTCAATTTAGAAGGAAAACGAATTGGGATCATTGGAACTGGATCC contains the following coding sequences:
- a CDS encoding SRPBCC domain-containing protein, giving the protein MTSTELKTEITENQVIYRKYFEVSNELLFDVWSDPIHLKEWWGPDGFTLTVISFDFRNGGFFEFVMHGPDGRDYKNKIQFLKIEKPRLISYQHIGDGEGDEDVNFQSEIVFEPTNHGKCTNLTMVQVFSTKQELERVNQKYGAIEGGKQHVGNLTKYLETLSKVV
- a CDS encoding ArsR/SmtB family transcription factor, producing the protein MNSFLALGDDTRREIILLVAKNGEMTSTAISHHFSISAPAISQHLQLLRELKLLNVKKEAQKRIYSVNLDGFSEMEELIMKVRADWSKRLNRLERYALKLKKGKTI